From one Agathobaculum sp. NTUH-O15-33 genomic stretch:
- a CDS encoding fructose-1,6-bisphosphatase produces MTIQSDDRRDYLRLLARQYPNVQAASSEIIHLQAILHLPKGTEHFMSDLHGEAEAFVHILNNASGAVREKVEIVLRDSLPADERAQLATLIYYPEEKLEELVQAAPDAAEWYRITLGRLLEICRLCASKYTRSKVRRAMPPETRDIINELLNKGNDIFNKREYFESVISTIIDIDQAEYFIISMCNLIKRLVVDHLHIVGDIFDRGPRADIIMDLLMDHHSVDIQWGNHDVLWMGAATGSRTCIATVLSNSITYNNLEMIETGYGISLRPLALFANEVYKCSAEQSCFQTKQVDDESATAKDLTMAARMHKAIAVIQFKLEGQTILRCPAFRMEDRLLLDKIDFARGTVRIGDDEYPLRDTNFPTIDPADPYRLSPEEHELMAQLKNAFLRSEKLQRHIRFLYSKGGLYKCFNGNLLYHGCIPMTEDGQFMQFTFDNKTYSGKALLDYAETVARQGYYAREGTAERQFGKDFLWFLWCGRHSPLFGRDHIATFERRLIADQTTWAEPKNPYYSYYNEDEVCVRILAEFGLEGEHCHIVNGHVPVKTKDGESPIKADGRLIVIDGGFCRAYQPTTGIAGYTLVYDSWGIHLTAHEPFSGKRDAIRNNKDILSTSMAFDRSEARILIGETDIGLRLKRMIGDLKDLLAAYRRGEIKEDNGAPVPPQ; encoded by the coding sequence ATGACGATACAATCAGACGACCGGCGCGATTATTTGCGCCTGCTCGCAAGGCAATATCCGAACGTACAGGCCGCCAGCAGCGAAATCATCCATTTGCAGGCGATCTTGCACCTGCCCAAGGGCACCGAGCACTTTATGAGCGACCTGCACGGCGAAGCCGAGGCCTTTGTACATATCCTAAATAACGCTTCGGGCGCGGTGCGCGAAAAGGTAGAGATCGTGCTGCGGGACAGCCTGCCCGCGGATGAACGCGCCCAACTGGCGACGCTGATCTACTACCCGGAGGAAAAGCTGGAAGAACTGGTGCAGGCCGCGCCTGACGCCGCCGAATGGTACCGCATCACGCTGGGCCGGCTGCTCGAGATCTGCCGCCTGTGCGCATCCAAATACACGCGCTCCAAGGTGCGCCGCGCCATGCCGCCCGAAACGCGCGATATCATCAACGAGCTGCTCAACAAGGGCAACGATATTTTCAATAAGCGCGAATATTTTGAAAGCGTGATCTCGACCATCATCGACATCGATCAGGCCGAATATTTCATCATCTCGATGTGCAACCTCATTAAACGGCTGGTCGTCGACCATCTGCATATCGTGGGCGATATCTTTGACCGCGGACCACGCGCCGATATCATCATGGACCTTTTGATGGACCACCATTCGGTCGATATCCAGTGGGGCAACCACGATGTGCTGTGGATGGGCGCGGCGACCGGCAGCCGCACCTGCATCGCCACGGTTTTAAGCAATTCCATCACCTACAACAACCTTGAAATGATCGAAACGGGCTACGGCATCAGCCTGCGCCCGCTCGCGCTGTTTGCAAACGAGGTGTATAAGTGCAGCGCCGAGCAATCCTGTTTCCAAACCAAGCAGGTGGACGACGAATCCGCCACCGCCAAGGACTTGACCATGGCCGCCCGGATGCACAAGGCGATCGCGGTAATCCAGTTCAAGCTGGAAGGGCAAACCATCCTGCGCTGCCCGGCTTTCCGCATGGAGGACCGGCTGCTGCTGGACAAGATCGATTTTGCGCGCGGCACCGTGCGCATCGGCGACGACGAATATCCCCTGCGCGATACGAACTTCCCCACCATCGATCCCGCCGACCCCTACCGGCTTTCGCCGGAAGAGCACGAACTGATGGCGCAGCTGAAAAACGCCTTTCTGCGCTCGGAAAAGCTGCAGCGCCACATCCGCTTCCTGTATTCCAAGGGCGGTCTGTATAAATGCTTTAACGGCAACCTGCTGTACCACGGCTGCATCCCGATGACGGAGGACGGCCAGTTCATGCAGTTTACCTTTGATAACAAGACCTATTCGGGCAAGGCCCTGCTCGATTACGCGGAGACCGTCGCGCGGCAGGGCTATTACGCCCGCGAAGGCACGGCGGAACGGCAGTTCGGCAAGGACTTTTTGTGGTTCCTTTGGTGCGGCCGGCACTCGCCGCTGTTCGGGCGCGACCATATCGCGACCTTTGAACGCCGCCTGATCGCGGACCAAACCACCTGGGCCGAGCCGAAAAACCCCTATTATTCCTATTATAATGAGGACGAGGTCTGCGTGCGCATCCTCGCGGAATTTGGGCTGGAGGGCGAGCACTGCCACATCGTCAACGGCCACGTACCGGTCAAGACAAAGGACGGCGAAAGCCCGATCAAAGCGGACGGCCGCCTGATCGTGATCGACGGCGGCTTCTGCCGCGCCTACCAGCCGACCACCGGCATCGCGGGCTACACGCTCGTGTACGATTCGTGGGGCATCCACCTGACCGCGCACGAGCCGTTTTCCGGCAAGCGGGACGCGATACGCAATAACAAGGATATTCTTTCGACCTCCATGGCGTTCGACCGCTCGGAAGCCCGCATCCTGATCGGCGAGACCGACATCGGCCTGCGGCTGAAGCGCATGATCGGCGACCTGAAGGATCTGCTTGCCGCCTACCGCCGCGGCGAGATCAAGGAGGACAACGGCGCGCCCGTTCCGCCCCAATGA
- a CDS encoding pyridoxamine 5'-phosphate oxidase family protein, which yields MMRDPEKTIGNLIDKQSVAMLGSVDENGFPNIKAMLPPRKREGIRVFYFTTNLSSRRAKQFEQNPKACLYFCDKRFYRGVQLTGTAEVLTIDEAKRMIWREGDTQYYAGGVTDPDYCVLRVTVTEGRYYANFKSEDFVI from the coding sequence ATGATGCGTGACCCGGAAAAGACCATCGGCAACCTGATCGACAAGCAATCGGTCGCCATGCTCGGCTCGGTGGATGAAAACGGCTTTCCAAACATTAAGGCAATGCTGCCGCCCCGCAAACGGGAGGGGATCCGTGTGTTCTATTTCACCACCAACCTGTCCTCGCGGCGGGCAAAGCAGTTTGAGCAAAACCCCAAGGCCTGTCTTTACTTTTGCGACAAGCGGTTTTACCGCGGCGTACAGCTCACCGGCACGGCGGAGGTGCTGACCATCGACGAAGCCAAGCGCATGATCTGGCGCGAGGGCGATACCCAGTATTACGCCGGCGGCGTGACCGACCCGGATTACTGCGTTCTGCGCGTCACGGTGACCGAGGGCCGCTATTACGCCAACTTCAAGTCCGAGGATTTTGTGATATAG
- a CDS encoding tRNA 2-thiocytidine biosynthesis TtcA family protein has protein sequence MQKMLSYVRRAVDHYHMIEEGDRIAVGVSGGKDSLALLVSLAKLRAFYPKKFEVVAITLKMGYEEMDFGPVQKLCDELAVPYIQVPTQIKQVIFDIRREENPCALCAKMRRGALHEAALAAGCKKVALGHHFDDVVETYMLSLFYEGRISCFQPVTFLDRCGITLIRPLLYTPEHFLRSFAKRFDLPIVHNPCPADGNTKRQEIKELLQTLEKQMPGLRERIFGAMQRYPLKGWAPDRAREPKKDS, from the coding sequence ATGCAGAAAATGCTTTCCTATGTCCGCCGCGCGGTGGACCACTACCATATGATCGAAGAGGGCGACCGCATCGCGGTGGGCGTTTCGGGCGGCAAGGATTCGCTCGCGCTGCTCGTATCGCTTGCGAAGCTGCGCGCCTTTTATCCGAAAAAGTTCGAGGTCGTTGCCATCACGCTGAAAATGGGCTATGAGGAAATGGACTTTGGCCCGGTACAAAAGTTGTGCGACGAGCTTGCCGTGCCCTATATCCAAGTGCCCACACAGATCAAGCAGGTGATCTTCGATATCCGGCGCGAGGAAAACCCTTGCGCGTTATGCGCCAAGATGCGGCGCGGCGCGCTGCACGAAGCCGCGCTCGCGGCAGGCTGCAAAAAGGTGGCGCTCGGCCACCATTTTGACGATGTGGTGGAAACCTATATGCTTTCGTTATTTTATGAAGGGCGTATTTCCTGCTTTCAGCCGGTCACCTTTCTCGACCGGTGCGGGATCACGTTGATCCGCCCGCTTTTGTATACGCCGGAACACTTTTTGCGCTCGTTCGCCAAGCGCTTCGATCTGCCGATCGTGCACAATCCCTGCCCGGCGGACGGCAACACCAAGCGGCAGGAGATCAAGGAGCTGCTGCAAACGCTCGAAAAGCAGATGCCCGGCCTGCGCGAGCGCATTTTCGGCGCCATGCAGCGTTACCCCCTCAAGGGCTGGGCGCCCGACCGCGCGAGAGAACCGAAGAAAGACTCCTAA
- a CDS encoding response regulator transcription factor: protein MNNTILIVEDEAPISNLIRQTLTDAGYRCTCAFDGLSAADLLEKNPFDLVLLDIMLPGANGYELFEYIRPLGIPVIFLTARADVQDRVSGLRLGAEDYIVKPFELMELLARVETVLRRYGKNEQRIVFYDVEIDTLSRMVHKNGEPIPLTAKEYELLLLFVQNKNIALYRDRIYEKVWGEEYLGDSRTVDLHIQRMRKKCGLEDRLKAVYKIGYRLEG from the coding sequence ATGAACAACACCATATTGATCGTCGAGGACGAAGCGCCGATCTCCAACCTGATCCGGCAGACGCTGACGGACGCCGGCTACCGCTGCACCTGTGCGTTTGACGGGCTGTCCGCCGCCGATCTGCTTGAAAAAAATCCGTTTGATCTGGTGCTGCTCGACATCATGCTGCCGGGCGCCAACGGCTACGAGCTGTTTGAATATATCCGCCCGCTCGGCATACCCGTTATTTTTCTGACCGCCCGCGCCGATGTGCAGGACCGTGTGAGCGGCCTGCGGCTGGGCGCGGAGGACTACATTGTAAAGCCGTTCGAGTTGATGGAGCTGCTCGCGCGCGTGGAGACCGTGCTGCGGCGCTATGGCAAAAACGAACAGCGCATCGTGTTTTACGACGTGGAAATCGACACGCTTTCCCGCATGGTGCATAAAAACGGCGAGCCTATACCGCTGACCGCCAAGGAATACGAGCTGCTGCTTTTGTTTGTGCAGAATAAAAATATCGCCCTGTACCGCGACCGCATCTATGAAAAGGTGTGGGGCGAGGAATACCTCGGCGACAGCCGCACAGTCGACCTGCACATTCAGCGCATGCGCAAA